GTTCAATATATATTCAATTATTGCATAAACAGAATATGCAAGCCCAATCAAGAAAACAATGAATCCTATATAAAATGAAATCCTTAATGGCTTTGATGAAAATGAAGTGATGCCATCCATTCCGAAACGAAACATTTTCTTTACTGTATACTTAGATTTTCCTGCAAATCTTGCCGATGCTTGATATTCAATAACTGTTTGTTTAAATCCCATCCAGCTTATTAAACCGCGTGTGAAGCGGTCGCGTTCTTCAAGCCGAAGAAAAGCATCAACAGCTTTGCGGGTCATTAGTCGAAAATCGGCAGCAGCAGGCTCAATACGAACATCGGAAAGTTTGTTTAATAAGTTATAAAATAATTTTGATGTTGTTTTTTTTGTAAGGGCAGTTCCTTTTGCATCTATCCGTTTTGTATTTACAATATCAAATCCTTTTTCCTGCTCTTCAATCATTAATGGAATTGCATCAGGCGGATGTTGTAAATCGGCATCCATCATAATAACAAGGTCGCCTTTAGCTTGTTGTAGTCCTGCCATTATCGCAACCTGATGTCCGAAATTTCTCGATAGCGAAATTCCTGAAACGCATTTATCTTTTTCCGCAATTTTTTTTATTTCATTAAATGTATTATCCCTGCTTCCATC
This sequence is a window from Bacteroidales bacterium. Protein-coding genes within it:
- a CDS encoding glycosyltransferase family 2 protein, coding for MSSEKLISIVIPAFNEEQNIIALYNELISVLQKISFRYEIIFVDDGSRDNTFNEIKKIAEKDKCVSGISLSRNFGHQVAIMAGLQQAKGDLVIMMDADLQHPPDAIPLMIEEQEKGFDIVNTKRIDAKGTALTKKTTSKLFYNLLNKLSDVRIEPAAADFRLMTRKAVDAFLRLEERDRFTRGLISWMGFKQTVIEYQASARFAGKSKYTVKKMFRFGMDGITSFSSKPLRISFYIGFIVFLIGLAYSVYAIIEYILNKTVPGWTSMLVSVLIIGGIQLLSIGIVGEYIARIFNEAKRRPLYFVKDRTISEE